Proteins encoded in a region of the Veillonella parvula genome:
- a CDS encoding helix-turn-helix domain-containing protein produces MYIGEIIKSYREQHNMTVEEFANKSNLSQAEITQLEELFQSDRTTPYPVAMRQIKSIAEAIEQPIPIIMNLISADQEIVVNVVAESDQPHAK; encoded by the coding sequence ATGTATATCGGTGAAATCATTAAAAGCTATCGCGAACAACATAATATGACAGTTGAAGAATTCGCAAATAAATCGAATCTAAGTCAAGCAGAAATCACCCAATTGGAAGAATTATTTCAAAGTGATAGAACAACACCTTATCCTGTTGCAATGCGACAAATTAAAAGTATAGCTGAAGCCATCGAACAGCCAATCCCCATCATTATGAATCTTATTTCTGCAGATCAAGAAATTGTCGTTAACGTAGTAGCTGAATCAGATCAGCCACATGCGAAATAA
- a CDS encoding efflux transporter outer membrane subunit translates to MKTNRKQLLIVYICLALGAWSASAGISFSQSNRDTNQTRRDNTTIQHKSEKTVDDSAQGSPVIASYYKDGKKKKKKSTAADETKLSEKQKATKELNEHSWVEEAGKHPLPYVVVEGKAVSEEELAHWWKVFNDPVLDQLIDLTLKNNRQLEVARSRVRQGRLQLGIAEAQRLPWLDASGSWSANRGQGEWDSDREAIKNLPISDKMTRNVETGKLGIDARWEIDIFGRQKAKSRAASNSLQASQADLYSTWVSLSAETALQYMSLRTLQEQLRITEDDVKRQQEALELIKINNQSGIINELPVQQATYALSQTQAEIPSLKKNIASTMAALSILTGTVPGEIDGLLMENTSLPTVNPHMFIGIPAEALRQRPDIQAAERRIAAQQQKTKAAKADLKPRFSLNGSIGLESFSSGGLISAIGKMIGIGPSITMPIFNAGAIRKNIKVQTEKEQEYLALYEETVLKAVGEVRNAVTDASQDHIKSEELKSAVESAQQAESLAQTNFDSGLSDYLSVLDARRNVLSARRQYIMSRGQEFADTVRLFKSLGGGWEAMDMDQEAEADSHAKK, encoded by the coding sequence ATGAAGACGAATAGAAAACAACTTTTAATTGTTTATATATGTTTAGCATTAGGGGCTTGGAGTGCTAGCGCTGGCATCAGCTTTAGTCAATCAAATAGAGATACGAATCAAACACGTCGAGATAATACGACAATACAGCATAAGTCTGAAAAAACTGTTGACGATTCTGCCCAAGGTAGTCCTGTTATTGCATCGTATTACAAAGATGGCAAAAAAAAGAAGAAAAAGAGCACTGCTGCTGATGAGACTAAGCTTTCAGAGAAACAAAAAGCAACTAAAGAATTGAATGAACATTCTTGGGTAGAAGAAGCGGGAAAACATCCGTTACCGTATGTGGTTGTGGAAGGGAAAGCGGTCAGTGAAGAAGAGTTAGCCCACTGGTGGAAGGTTTTTAATGATCCCGTATTGGATCAATTAATTGATTTGACCCTCAAAAATAATCGGCAGTTAGAGGTAGCTCGCTCTCGAGTTAGACAAGGGCGGTTACAGTTGGGTATTGCTGAAGCACAGCGATTACCTTGGCTAGATGCTTCCGGTTCATGGTCGGCTAATAGAGGTCAGGGTGAATGGGATTCAGACCGAGAAGCGATAAAGAATTTACCTATATCTGATAAGATGACGAGAAATGTAGAAACCGGTAAATTGGGAATTGATGCGCGATGGGAAATTGATATATTCGGAAGACAAAAAGCAAAATCACGTGCTGCATCGAATTCGTTACAAGCATCACAGGCGGATTTATATTCCACCTGGGTATCTTTGAGCGCGGAAACCGCATTACAGTATATGTCGTTAAGAACTTTACAGGAGCAATTGCGCATAACAGAAGATGATGTGAAGCGTCAACAGGAAGCATTGGAACTGATTAAGATAAATAATCAGTCTGGTATTATTAATGAATTACCTGTGCAACAGGCTACATATGCATTATCTCAGACTCAAGCGGAGATTCCTTCATTAAAGAAAAATATAGCTTCCACAATGGCTGCTCTTTCTATATTGACAGGAACAGTTCCAGGCGAGATTGACGGGTTATTGATGGAAAATACTTCATTACCTACAGTGAATCCACACATGTTTATCGGCATACCGGCGGAAGCTTTACGACAACGGCCTGATATTCAGGCGGCGGAACGACGTATTGCGGCGCAACAACAGAAAACCAAGGCTGCAAAGGCTGATCTTAAACCTAGATTTTCACTAAATGGCAGTATAGGCTTGGAGTCGTTTTCATCGGGAGGTCTTATTTCGGCTATCGGTAAAATGATAGGAATAGGACCATCTATCACTATGCCTATTTTCAATGCCGGTGCTATTCGTAAGAATATAAAAGTACAAACGGAAAAGGAACAGGAATACTTGGCACTTTACGAAGAGACTGTTTTGAAAGCTGTAGGAGAGGTCCGAAATGCGGTAACGGATGCATCTCAGGATCATATTAAGTCTGAGGAATTGAAATCTGCTGTAGAATCTGCACAGCAAGCGGAATCTTTGGCGCAAACCAATTTTGACTCCGGTCTTAGCGATTACTTAAGTGTTCTTGATGCACGAAGAAATGTATTGTCTGCAAGGCGGCAATATATCATGAGTCGGGGGCAAGAGTTTGCTGATACCGTTCGTTTATTCAAATCCTTAGGCGGTGGTTGGGAAGCCATGGACATGGATCAGGAGGCAGAGGCGGACTCGCATGCTAAGAAATAG